GCCCCTCGTTCCAATGCAGGGTGATGAGTTTTCCTGAAGCGGTTACATGGACGTCTCGAATCCAGCCGTCGTTCCTCATGGGCGTCCAGGAGTCTCCACCGTCATCTGAATGGAGCAATGCCTCGTAGGTGGCGAGATAGAGAGAACCCTGCCGGCTTCGGTGCAGGGAATAATGATAGGAAGAAGGGAGCCTTTCTCCCAGATAGTTCCAGGAGCGCGTTCCCACTGGAGAGTGGTAGATTCCCGCTCTTTCTGCTGTGGCAAGATAGAGCCCGCCCTGGCCGTCGGCCTGGAGCGCCAGGACAGGAGGTTTCTCCTGCGCTGTATTCACGGCAGTGGCAGCGGAGGGGCAAAGCAATGAGCCAAACAGAATCAGCAGGAGGGCGATGGACAACCCCCGGTTTCCTGGGATCATCGGCAAACTGCACAATACCTGAAGTTTCTGCAATGTCCTCATCACTCCCGGTAGCGCCATGCGTATAGTCCGCCTCTCTCCTCGTCCCTGGAGAAAACGACCGGCTTCCGCCGGGAAACAAAAGCGCCCATGCCCACGAACAAGGTTGATTTGCTGCTCTGATTTATTATTATGTTTTAACCCCGCGACAATGTCAATCCCAGGAACAACTTCTGCGGCCGAACAGTGAAAGGATCACCCCGGCCGGGGAGCTTTTCCCATACGGCAGCGTCCTCCCGCTCCGCGTTATGTATTCAGACGAGGCGTGCTCTCGAAGCACCTTGTTCACCCCCCCATCCACATGGAATGTGACTGGACTCTCCCTGCGGAAAAGTGCGCTCCCGGACAGAGGATGTCAGTAGCCCAGGTCCCGCTTGCGCTGTTCGAACTCCTCCCTGTCGATATCACCCCGGGCGTACCGGTCCTTCAGCACTTCCAGGGGAGGCTTCTTCTCCGGTTCCTTCCTGAACATGGAAACCGCAAGGGCCACAATGCCGACCACCACGACCACGCCGATGAGCATGCCGCCCCATCCCATTCCCCAGCAATTTCCGCCAAAGAAATGCATCTTCATTCCTCCTTCGCTCTCTGCATGGAACACAACCTCCATAGAGGGGAGAACAGCGTTGTGTCCCACAATCAAGAATACCCCAAGGGATACACGTTTCCATCAGCCACATAGCGCAGGAAGAGCACCATACTCCTCAGGAGGCGGACCAAAAAACGGAGATTCACCAACGATCCGCCGCTCAGGTTTTCCCTTGACTCCCCCGGCCTGTCCGTACACAATGAATGCATGACGGCAAAACAGAAAACCCACGCGTCGCCGCTTATTGTCCTTGGTCTGGGGATCCTGGCCATCTCCACAGGCGCCATCTTCGCCCGCTTCGCCGAGGCCTCGCCGCTGGTGATCTCCGGCTACCGCGCCGGTCTGGCGGCGCTGATCCTGATGCCTGCGGCCCTGGTCTGCTGCCCCAGGGAGCTCAGGAACCTCTCGAAACGCGACCTGCTCTACGTGATCATCGCCGGCGTCTTCCTGGCGCTGCACTTCATCACCTGGATCACCTCGCTCTTTTTCACCACCGTGGCCAGCAGCGTGGTGCTGGTGGAGACCATCCCCGTCTGGACGGCCATCCTCTCGCCCTTCGTCACCGGCGACAGGGTGCCGAGGCTCCAGAAGATCGGCATCGCCCTCAGCGTGGGCGGGGCGGTCATCATCGGCGCCGGCGACTTCGCCATCGGCGGCAGGGCCTTCACCGGCGACCTGCTCGCCCTGGCCGGGGCCCTCTGCGCCACCGCCTACTTCCTCACCGGGCGGGTGGTGCGCCCCAAGATGTCGCTGCTGAGCTACACCGCCATCTGCTACACCTCGGCGGCGGTGGTTCTCTGGATCATCATCGCCTTTCTGGGACTCCCCGCCTTCGGCTACAGCCAGACCACCTGGATCGCCTTCTGGGGCATGGCCATCGTCTCGCAGATCCTGGGGCACAGCAGCTACAACTGGGCGCTCCGCTACGTCACGCCCAGTCTGGTCTCCGTGGCGCTGCTGGGCGAGCCGATCTTCAGCCCCATCTTCGCCTGGTTCCTCCTGGGCGAGGCCGTCCCGCCGCTGACCTACCTGGGCGGTGCTTTCATCCTCACCGGCATCTACGTGGCCACCCGGGGCGAACAGAAGAAGAAGGGCGAGATCCCCGAGGCCCCGGACACGCCCGCATAGCCACTCCACACAGTAAACGCGGCTCCCTTCCGTTCGGGATGGGAGCCGCGTTGTCATGCACGCAGTGCTACGGGATCTATCGGCCGGAAGTCCCCCCGGCCTGCCGGGCCTTCCGTTTCTTGCGCCATTCGGAGATGAAGGGCCAGGAGACGGAGAGGACGGAGAGCCCGAAGAGCACGTTGCAGATGGTGGAGCGGAAGAAGATCGTCATGTCCCCCTGGGAGACCATCAGCGCCTGCCGGAAGGACTGCTCCATCCCGCCGCCCACCACAACGGCCAGAATGAAGGGCGCGATAGGGATCTTGAGTTTTTTCATCAGATACCCCACTACACCAAAAACCAGCAGCAGGAAGAAGTCCACCACGCTGTAGTTGATGGTGTATACCCCCACGAAGGCCAGGCCGACAATGAGCGGGTAGAGGTACTTGGGCTTCACCGAGAGCACCCGCACCAGCAGCCCCGCCAGGGGGATGTTGATCACGGCGCAGGCGATGTTGCCCATGAACATGCTGGCGATGATCCCCCAGGCCACGTGGGGATGGTGCTCGAAGAGCATGGGCCCCGGGTCGAGCCCGAGGATGAGCAGCGCCCCGAGCATCACGGCGGTGGTTCCCGACCCCGGCACACCCAGGGTCATCATGGGGATCAGCGCACCCACCGACGCGGCGTTGTTGGCCGCTTCCGGCGCGGCGAGCCCCTCGATGGTCCCGGTGCCGAACTTCTCGGGGTGCTTGGAGATCTGCTTCTCGTTGTTGTAGCCCATCATGGAGCCGATGGTGCCGCCCGAACCGGGGAGCACGCCCACAAAGAAGCCCACCGGCGTCTGCCGCAGGATGGGCCCGATGCTCTGTTTCCACTCTTCCATGGTGATCCAGATCTTGCCGAATTTCTCCTGCACCGGCTTGGCCGCCTTGGCGGCGATCTTCTCGTAGTTGGTGAAGACCTCGCCGATACCGTAGACACCGACGATCACCACAATGAAGTCGATCCCCGACTGCAGCTCCTGCACACCAAAGGTAAACCGCCGGACACCGGCCATGAGATCCATCCCCACGGTGGTCACCATCAGCCCCATGACAAGGGCGAAGAAGCCCTTGAGCAGCGACTTCTGTGTCAGCGAGGCCGTGGCGGAGAGGGCAAAGATCATGAGCATAAAGTACTCCGGCGGGCCGAACCTCAGCGCAAAGCGCGCCACCGGAAGCGCAAGAAAGACGAAGATCACTGTAGCGATCAGACCGCCGATAAAGGAAGCAATCGCCGAAATGGCCAGCGCCGCCTCCGCTCTTCCGTTCTGTGCCATGGGGTAGCCGTCGAAGGTGGCCGCCACGGCCGCCCCGTCGCCGGGCACGTTGAGCAGGATGGATCCCCTGGAACCGCCGTACATGGCGCCGTAGTAGATGGCGCACATCATGATCAGCGCCGTCTCCGGCTTCATGGCAAAGGTGAGCGGCAGCAGAAGGGCGATGCCGGTTGCAGGCCCGATACCGGGCAGCATGCCGAAGACCGTCCCCAGCACCGACCCGACAAGCAGCAGCGCGAAGTTCAGGGGATCGAGGACAACGGTAAATCCTAGTGCCAGATTCGTAAAGATTTCACCCATTGGATCTCCTCCTCACTCTCAGACAGGGCGCCGTCAGGGCAGCATGATCCTGAGCACCTTCTCGAAGACGTACCAGACGATGAAGGTGAACCCAAAACCCACCACGAGGGTGCCCCGCCATCCGCTCCAGCCGCCTGCCATCAGCAGCAGCCCACCCATGAAGATCAGCGTAGCGGGGATAAAGCCAACAGGTTCAAAAATCAGGGCGTAGACTATGCCGAGCACAATCGTTCCGGCGATCATGGCAAGACCCAGCTTGCTCGCCCCGAAGGCCTCCGTTGCCGCGCCTTCCTTTCTGCGCCTGAGGTCCTTGAGGATCAAAAGAACGCTCACGAAGAGCATCACCAGCCCAAGCCCCATGGGAAACAGCACGGGGGCCCAGGGGTTGCCGATGGATGCCTTGGGGAGCTGCATCGCCTGGACGGAATAGAGCAGACTGATCACCACACCGGCGATGCCTACCGTCAAATCCTTATGCATTGGAATCCCCCTCCC
This DNA window, taken from Synergistales bacterium, encodes the following:
- a CDS encoding tripartite tricarboxylate transporter permease, translated to MGEIFTNLALGFTVVLDPLNFALLLVGSVLGTVFGMLPGIGPATGIALLLPLTFAMKPETALIMMCAIYYGAMYGGSRGSILLNVPGDGAAVAATFDGYPMAQNGRAEAALAISAIASFIGGLIATVIFVFLALPVARFALRFGPPEYFMLMIFALSATASLTQKSLLKGFFALVMGLMVTTVGMDLMAGVRRFTFGVQELQSGIDFIVVIVGVYGIGEVFTNYEKIAAKAAKPVQEKFGKIWITMEEWKQSIGPILRQTPVGFFVGVLPGSGGTIGSMMGYNNEKQISKHPEKFGTGTIEGLAAPEAANNAASVGALIPMMTLGVPGSGTTAVMLGALLILGLDPGPMLFEHHPHVAWGIIASMFMGNIACAVINIPLAGLLVRVLSVKPKYLYPLIVGLAFVGVYTINYSVVDFFLLLVFGVVGYLMKKLKIPIAPFILAVVVGGGMEQSFRQALMVSQGDMTIFFRSTICNVLFGLSVLSVSWPFISEWRKKRKARQAGGTSGR
- a CDS encoding DMT family transporter yields the protein MTAKQKTHASPLIVLGLGILAISTGAIFARFAEASPLVISGYRAGLAALILMPAALVCCPRELRNLSKRDLLYVIIAGVFLALHFITWITSLFFTTVASSVVLVETIPVWTAILSPFVTGDRVPRLQKIGIALSVGGAVIIGAGDFAIGGRAFTGDLLALAGALCATAYFLTGRVVRPKMSLLSYTAICYTSAAVVLWIIIAFLGLPAFGYSQTTWIAFWGMAIVSQILGHSSYNWALRYVTPSLVSVALLGEPIFSPIFAWFLLGEAVPPLTYLGGAFILTGIYVATRGEQKKKGEIPEAPDTPA
- a CDS encoding SHOCT domain-containing protein — its product is MHFFGGNCWGMGWGGMLIGVVVVVGIVALAVSMFRKEPEKKPPLEVLKDRYARGDIDREEFEQRKRDLGY
- a CDS encoding tripartite tricarboxylate transporter TctB family protein — encoded protein: MHKDLTVGIAGVVISLLYSVQAMQLPKASIGNPWAPVLFPMGLGLVMLFVSVLLILKDLRRRKEGAATEAFGASKLGLAMIAGTIVLGIVYALIFEPVGFIPATLIFMGGLLLMAGGWSGWRGTLVVGFGFTFIVWYVFEKVLRIMLP